In one window of Mytilus galloprovincialis chromosome 6, xbMytGall1.hap1.1, whole genome shotgun sequence DNA:
- the LOC143079065 gene encoding uncharacterized protein LOC143079065 isoform X2, producing MQAICLLLIAWFCVSVSDGQQLPDQNGGQQFSDQNGGQGQQFPDQNGAQQFPDQNGGQQFPDQNGGQQFPDQNADQQFSDQNGGQQFPDQNGGQQFPVQNGGQGLPDQNGGQQFPGQNGGQQFPDQNGGQGFPDQNGGQGFPDENGGQGFPNKNGGQGFPDQNGGQGFPDQNGGQGFPNKNGGQGFPDQNGGQGFPDQNGGQGFPDQNGKQGFPDQNRGQGFPDANGGQGFPDKNGGQGFPDQNGGQGFPDQNSGQQFPDQNGGQSGGGGGGGQQFPDQNGGQGGGGGQPFPDENGGQGQQFPDQNDGQGGGVGKQFPNQNGGNQNRKVDDEIRKRNNERDDDSEWWGSDSSEGNYMSELEAWKVNRKNLFEKHHWPFYNRDSSDESDSSDWHSDIYTKEHTDKLGKRKDRITTRVYYDSSSDDSYWDSFEDRDNTYPDRNLIMVGKPHRKNRRESSSDSRDWDNSMYSKENTKTNKLGIHKDNVRKRVTYDSSSDDSYWDSFEDRDRVYLDRKVIVVTKPHRKNRRQDSSDSDSDSIYWDSKINFKENTKNSNHGIYRSNIRIRLNYHKSSDDSFWDSFEDMGIARADRKLIMRRKPHRKTRMQYSSDSSQYDDFDEGNNYAFYNHNKQSIFNKRGRINDDIDSWDDSSSSFWEDSESDERGYYKSARSKSNLINRRNSYDGDSFYSDSWEDSSEPRPIRNRNERTHFKNNRGKNGKSYDWESDSWESDIWDYRSKLRDIPRRKSIFRLK from the exons ATGCAGGCTATTTGTCTCCTTTTAATAGCATGGTTTTGCGTTTCAGTTTCAG ATGGTCAACAATTACCTGATCAAAATGGTGGTCAACAGTTTTCTGATCAAAatggaggtcaaggtcaacagTTTCCTGATCAAAATGGTGCTCAACAGTTTCCTGATCAAAATGGTGGTCAACAGTTTCCTGATCAAAATGGTGGTCAACAGTTTCCTGACCAAAATGCTGACCAACAGTTTTCTGATCAAAATGGAGGTCAACAGTTTCCTGATCAAAACGGAGGACAACAGTTCCCTGTTCAAAACGGAGGACAAGGATTACCTGATCAAAATGGAGGACAACAGTTTCCTGGTCAAAACGGAGGACAACAGTTTCCAGATCAAAATGGAGGACAAGGGTTTCCTGATCAAAATGGAGGACAAGGGTTTCCTGATGAAAATGGAGGACAAGGGTTTCCTAATAAAAATGGAGGACAAGGGTTTCCAGATCAAAATGGAGGACAAGGGTTTCCTGATCAAAATGGAGGACAAGGGTTTCCTAATAAAAATGGAGGACAAGGGTTTCCAGATCAAAATGGAGGACAAGGGTTTCCTGATCAAAATGGAGGACAAGGGTTTCCTGATCAAAAcggaaaacaagggtttcctgATCAAAATAGAGGACAAGGGTTTCCTGATGCAAATGGAGGACAAGGGTTTCCTGATAAAAACGGAGGACAAGGGTTTCCTGATCAAAATGGAGGACAAGGGTTTCCTGATCAAAATAGTGGACAACAGTTTCCTGACCAAAATGGTGGTCAAAGTGGTGGAGGTGGTGGTGGTGGTCAACAGTTTCCTGACCAAAATGGTGGTCAAGGAGGTGGAGGTGGTCAACCGTTTCCTGATGAAAATGGTGGTCAAGGTCAACAGTTTCCTGACCAAAATGACGGTCAAGGTGGTGGAGTTGGTAAACAGTTTCCTAACCAAAATGGGGGAAACCAAAATAGGAAAGTCGATGatgaaattagaaaaagaaacaatgaaaGAGATGACGATTCAGAATGGTGGGGTAGTGATTCCTCTGAAGGAAATTATATGTCCGAATTAGAGGCATGGAAAGTTAATAGAAAAAATCTGTTTGAAAAACACCATTGGCCGTTTTATAATCGAGATTCGTCAGACGAAAGTGATAGCAGCGATTGGCATAGCGACATATATACCAAAGAGCACACCGATAAGCTTGGCAAACGTAAAGATCGAATTACAACAAGAGTATATTACGATTCAAGTAGCGATGATTCGTATTGGGATTCATTTGAGGACAGGGACAACACTTACCCTGACCGGAACCTCATTATGGTGGGAAAACCACATAGAAAAAACAGAAGGGAATCTTCAAGCGACAGCCGAGATTGGGATAACAGCATGTATtctaaagaaaatacaaaaactaataAGCTTGGCATACATAAAGATAACGTAAGAAAAAGAGTAACTTACGATTCAAGTAGCGACGATTCGTATTGGGATTCATTTGAGGACAGGGACAGAGTTTATCTTGACCGGAAGGTCATTGTAGTAACAAAACCACATAGAAAAAATAGACGGCAAGATTCTAGCGATAGCGATAGTGATAGCATCTATTGGGATAGCaagataaattttaaagaaaacacaaaaaacagTAACCATGGCATATATAGAAGTAATATTAGAATCAGATTAAATTACCATAAAAGTAGCGATGACTCGTTTTGGGATTCATTTGAAGACATGGGCATAGCACGTGCTGACCGGAAGCTAATTATGAGAAGAAAACCACACAGAAAGACCAGAATGCAATATTCTAGCGATAGCAGTCAGTACGATGATTTCGATGAGGGTAACAACTATGCTTTTTATAATCATAACAAACAATCTATATTTAATAAACGGGGAAGGATAAACGATGATATCGATAGCTGGGACGATTCTTCTAGTTCATTTTGGGAAGATTCAGAGAGTGATGAAAGAGGATATTATAAATCAGCACGTAGTAAATCCAATTTAATAAATAGGCGAAATTCTTACGATGGTGATAGTTTTTACAGCGATAGCTGGGAAGATAGTAGCGAACCTCGTCCTATTAGAAACCGCAACGAAAGAACACATTTTAAGAACAATCGTGGAAAGAATGGAAAGAGTTATGACTGGGAGAGCGATTCTTGGGAAAGTGATATTTGGGATTATCGAAGTAAATTGAGAGACATTCCGAgaagaaaaagtatttttaggctgaaataa
- the LOC143079065 gene encoding uncharacterized protein LOC143079065 isoform X1 yields MQAICLLLIAWFCVSVSGGRQSGLQNSLLQHGDVVSSRLDGQQLPDQNGGQQFSDQNGGQGQQFPDQNGAQQFPDQNGGQQFPDQNGGQQFPDQNADQQFSDQNGGQQFPDQNGGQQFPVQNGGQGLPDQNGGQQFPGQNGGQQFPDQNGGQGFPDQNGGQGFPDENGGQGFPNKNGGQGFPDQNGGQGFPDQNGGQGFPNKNGGQGFPDQNGGQGFPDQNGGQGFPDQNGKQGFPDQNRGQGFPDANGGQGFPDKNGGQGFPDQNGGQGFPDQNSGQQFPDQNGGQSGGGGGGGQQFPDQNGGQGGGGGQPFPDENGGQGQQFPDQNDGQGGGVGKQFPNQNGGNQNRKVDDEIRKRNNERDDDSEWWGSDSSEGNYMSELEAWKVNRKNLFEKHHWPFYNRDSSDESDSSDWHSDIYTKEHTDKLGKRKDRITTRVYYDSSSDDSYWDSFEDRDNTYPDRNLIMVGKPHRKNRRESSSDSRDWDNSMYSKENTKTNKLGIHKDNVRKRVTYDSSSDDSYWDSFEDRDRVYLDRKVIVVTKPHRKNRRQDSSDSDSDSIYWDSKINFKENTKNSNHGIYRSNIRIRLNYHKSSDDSFWDSFEDMGIARADRKLIMRRKPHRKTRMQYSSDSSQYDDFDEGNNYAFYNHNKQSIFNKRGRINDDIDSWDDSSSSFWEDSESDERGYYKSARSKSNLINRRNSYDGDSFYSDSWEDSSEPRPIRNRNERTHFKNNRGKNGKSYDWESDSWESDIWDYRSKLRDIPRRKSIFRLK; encoded by the exons ATGCAGGCTATTTGTCTCCTTTTAATAGCATGGTTTTGCGTTTCAGTTTCAG gtGGTAGACAGTCCGGATTACAAAATTCCTTGTTACAGCATGGGGATGTTGTTTCCAGTAGATTag ATGGTCAACAATTACCTGATCAAAATGGTGGTCAACAGTTTTCTGATCAAAatggaggtcaaggtcaacagTTTCCTGATCAAAATGGTGCTCAACAGTTTCCTGATCAAAATGGTGGTCAACAGTTTCCTGATCAAAATGGTGGTCAACAGTTTCCTGACCAAAATGCTGACCAACAGTTTTCTGATCAAAATGGAGGTCAACAGTTTCCTGATCAAAACGGAGGACAACAGTTCCCTGTTCAAAACGGAGGACAAGGATTACCTGATCAAAATGGAGGACAACAGTTTCCTGGTCAAAACGGAGGACAACAGTTTCCAGATCAAAATGGAGGACAAGGGTTTCCTGATCAAAATGGAGGACAAGGGTTTCCTGATGAAAATGGAGGACAAGGGTTTCCTAATAAAAATGGAGGACAAGGGTTTCCAGATCAAAATGGAGGACAAGGGTTTCCTGATCAAAATGGAGGACAAGGGTTTCCTAATAAAAATGGAGGACAAGGGTTTCCAGATCAAAATGGAGGACAAGGGTTTCCTGATCAAAATGGAGGACAAGGGTTTCCTGATCAAAAcggaaaacaagggtttcctgATCAAAATAGAGGACAAGGGTTTCCTGATGCAAATGGAGGACAAGGGTTTCCTGATAAAAACGGAGGACAAGGGTTTCCTGATCAAAATGGAGGACAAGGGTTTCCTGATCAAAATAGTGGACAACAGTTTCCTGACCAAAATGGTGGTCAAAGTGGTGGAGGTGGTGGTGGTGGTCAACAGTTTCCTGACCAAAATGGTGGTCAAGGAGGTGGAGGTGGTCAACCGTTTCCTGATGAAAATGGTGGTCAAGGTCAACAGTTTCCTGACCAAAATGACGGTCAAGGTGGTGGAGTTGGTAAACAGTTTCCTAACCAAAATGGGGGAAACCAAAATAGGAAAGTCGATGatgaaattagaaaaagaaacaatgaaaGAGATGACGATTCAGAATGGTGGGGTAGTGATTCCTCTGAAGGAAATTATATGTCCGAATTAGAGGCATGGAAAGTTAATAGAAAAAATCTGTTTGAAAAACACCATTGGCCGTTTTATAATCGAGATTCGTCAGACGAAAGTGATAGCAGCGATTGGCATAGCGACATATATACCAAAGAGCACACCGATAAGCTTGGCAAACGTAAAGATCGAATTACAACAAGAGTATATTACGATTCAAGTAGCGATGATTCGTATTGGGATTCATTTGAGGACAGGGACAACACTTACCCTGACCGGAACCTCATTATGGTGGGAAAACCACATAGAAAAAACAGAAGGGAATCTTCAAGCGACAGCCGAGATTGGGATAACAGCATGTATtctaaagaaaatacaaaaactaataAGCTTGGCATACATAAAGATAACGTAAGAAAAAGAGTAACTTACGATTCAAGTAGCGACGATTCGTATTGGGATTCATTTGAGGACAGGGACAGAGTTTATCTTGACCGGAAGGTCATTGTAGTAACAAAACCACATAGAAAAAATAGACGGCAAGATTCTAGCGATAGCGATAGTGATAGCATCTATTGGGATAGCaagataaattttaaagaaaacacaaaaaacagTAACCATGGCATATATAGAAGTAATATTAGAATCAGATTAAATTACCATAAAAGTAGCGATGACTCGTTTTGGGATTCATTTGAAGACATGGGCATAGCACGTGCTGACCGGAAGCTAATTATGAGAAGAAAACCACACAGAAAGACCAGAATGCAATATTCTAGCGATAGCAGTCAGTACGATGATTTCGATGAGGGTAACAACTATGCTTTTTATAATCATAACAAACAATCTATATTTAATAAACGGGGAAGGATAAACGATGATATCGATAGCTGGGACGATTCTTCTAGTTCATTTTGGGAAGATTCAGAGAGTGATGAAAGAGGATATTATAAATCAGCACGTAGTAAATCCAATTTAATAAATAGGCGAAATTCTTACGATGGTGATAGTTTTTACAGCGATAGCTGGGAAGATAGTAGCGAACCTCGTCCTATTAGAAACCGCAACGAAAGAACACATTTTAAGAACAATCGTGGAAAGAATGGAAAGAGTTATGACTGGGAGAGCGATTCTTGGGAAAGTGATATTTGGGATTATCGAAGTAAATTGAGAGACATTCCGAgaagaaaaagtatttttaggctgaaataa
- the LOC143079066 gene encoding uncharacterized protein LOC143079066 produces MDVQAVVVLLFAWFCISVANPVKHSPGGSQTSRGTNTEHVGRGHIGLAGSLANKILVPGKKFSGIKLLETSHFSGTADPFDGNVLPSQNDLGLDNSFLTSTHNSVLRDSRNNKRSHDFDDWDSWESSDEHSHRLGNEIRRDHSDWDSWEWDSSEFHSKERSVKNHNIRGGWTDTDDWDDWDSDISSEEMYDRGNLKTRPIEPHRGLKRTVDDWDDEWDLKSSSEDIEYRSRLKIRQPLLNNGKKGTFDDWDDWNSGISSIKTDDWKKVRKNLPNNRRKGTVHDWDDWDLDTSSWETDDRRKFQIRTIMPNNRRRGIVHDRDDWDSDTSSWETDDRRKLRKVLPNNRRKGTVHDRDDWDSDTSSWETDDRRKFQSRTIMSNNRRKGIVHDREDWDSDFSDENRDRAHNQVNSRTNNGLKRKLNYQSDSSDWFDDWSDERFEQSNGNIRKPHIRMFSSRKDDKDDFFGDWSSEQSERTHRRVGRNNKRTLHGNNRSNTSNKDNLYFESDENEMWDNDNEIRRRNNRRQNINDPFLKRAQNAFSLDLDDIEDFNKMPVMSKTSLPKGIQFIGRYK; encoded by the exons ATGGATGTGCAGGCAGTTGTTGTGCTCTTGTTCGCATGGTTTTGCATATCAGTAGCAA ATCCAGTAAAACACTCACCTGGTGGCTCACAAACTAGTCGAGGAACAAACACAGAACATGTGGGAAGAGGACATATTGGTCTAGCGGGGTCGCTAGCAAATAAGATACTTGTACCGGGAAAGAAATTTTCAGGGATAAAACTATTAGAAACATCACATTTTTCAGGCACTGCAGATCCATTCGATGGGAATGTGCTGCCATCTCAAAACGATTTAGGGTTAGATAACTCTTTCTTAACATCTACACACAATAGTGTACTGAGAGACTCAAGGAATAACAAAAGAAGTCACGACTTTGATGATTGGGATTCTTGGGAAAGTTCTGATGAGCATAGTCATAGACTAGGAAATGAAATTCGTAGAGATCATTCCGATTGGGACAGTTGGGAATGGGATTCTAGTGAGTTTCATTCAAAAGAAAGATCagtaaaaaatcataatatacGTGGTGGTTGGACTGATACAGATGATTGGGATGATTGGGATTCAGATATATCCTCAGAGGAAATGTATGATCGAGGGAATCTCAAAACCAGACCTATAGAACCACATAGAGGGTTGAAAAGAACGGTCGATGATTGGGACGACGAGTGGGATTTGAAAAGTTCTTCAGAGGATATAGAATATCGAAGTAGACTCAAAATCAGACAACCATTATTAAATAACGGAAAGAAAGGAACATTCGATGATTGGGATGACTGGAATTCAGGTATATCTTCAATTAAAACAGATGATTGGAAAAAAGTCAGAAAAAATTTGCCAAATAACAGAAGGAAAGGAACTGTCCATGATTGGGATGACTGGGATTTAGATACATCTTCATGGGAAACAGATGATCGAAGAAAATTCCAAATCAGAACAATAATGCCAAATAACAGAAGGAGAGGAATAGTCCATGATCGGGATGACTGGGATTCAGATACATCTTCATGGGAAACAGATGATCGGCGAAAACTcagaaaggttttgccaaataacAGAAGGAAAGGAACTGTCCATGATCGGGATGATTGGGATTCAGATACATCTTCATGGGAAACAGATGATCGGAGAAAATTCCAAAGTAGAACAATAATGTCAAATAACAGAAGGAAAGGAATAGTCCATGATCGAGAGGACTGGGATTCTGATTTCTCTGATGAAAATAGGGATAGGGCACATAACCAAGTGAACTCAAGGACAAACAATGGACTAAAAAGAAAGTTGAACTATCAAAGTGATAGTAGTGATTGGTTTGATGATTGGTCGGATGAAAGGTTCGAACAAAGCAATGGTAATATTCGGAAGCCACATATTAGAATGTTCTCTTCCAGGAAAGATGACAAAGACGACTTCTTTGGTGATTGGTCAAGCGAACAAAGTGAAAGGACACATAGGAGAGTAGGCAGAAATAATAAAAGAACATTGCATGGCAATAACAGGTCAAATACGTCAAACAAAGATAACTTATATTTCGAAAGTGATGAAAATGAAATGTGGGACAATGATAATGAAATAAGAAGACGAAACAATCGACGTCAGAACATAAATGATCCATTTCTGAAACGTGCGCAAAACGCTTTTTCATTAGACCTGGATGATATCGAAGACTTTAATAAAATGCCAGTGATGAGTAAAACCAGCTTACCAAAAGGAATCCAGTTCATTGGAAGATATAAATGA